In the Pseudoalteromonas sp. A25 genome, ATTTTTAGTAGCAACTGCTTAATATCGTCTTTAGCACCCGTAATGTGCTTTTTTAAAAATTCACATGCCTTTTTAACGTCTTTGCTTTTGCATAACTCTAACAACGTTCTATGCTCCTCAGGTGCAGTTTTAATGCCACCCGCTAACAAAATGTGCATCCGCACGTATCGTTCTGAGTTTTTGCTATAAACTTCAACCAGTTCGGCAGTTTGTGGTCGTTGCGCTTTGCTATACAGCTTTGCATGAAATTCTGCATTTAATTTGCCCGTTGCTGACTCGGTATCGCCCGCTGCAGTAGCCTCTTCCAAGTCATACAAAATTGCTTCCGCTTCGAGTAAGTCACGTGGTGTTAAATTGTTGATAGAGTGGCTCAGTAATTCAGCTTCTAATAAAGCCCTCAAATCGAAGATCTCATCTATTTGCTCGGCACTTAATTGCGTCGCGGTCGCCCCTTTATGCGCTTCAAAATTAACCAGCCCTTCTGATTCGAGTTGCAATAGTGCTTCGCGCACTGGGATCCTACTCACGTTAAGTTCATCAGCAAGTGCTGCTTGGCGAAGAGGTTCTCCGGCTTTGATTTCACCTGATAGGATCTTTTCCCTAATCGCTTCAGCCACTAACTGCGTGCGTGTTTTGTGCTCAATTGCCATAATATTCTCTCAAATTGCATTTGGCATACATTATACATAAATTACTGATCTTCGCCACGTTTGTGGCTAAACCGTAACAATGACTTTACCCAAATTTTCATTTCGCTGTAAAATTGCATGCGCTTCCTCTACTTGATGAAACCCTAACAATTTATATATTGGTATATGCATCGCATCCGTGAATAGCTGCTTGCCAAAGTTACCAACAAATGACTTTACTAAGTGGCGTTTGTATTCAATATCTCGATTTCTTAATGTTGAGCCGTGTAAATTAACGCGCTTTGCCAGTAGCTTAGCAATATCAATGCGAGCAAATCGCCCACCAAGCATTGCCAAAACGATACAATGACTATCTAAAGCGGCCACTTGAATGTTTTTTTCAAGGTACTGTGCAGCAATTGGGTCAACAATCACATGTGCCTGTAGGCCTTGTGAACGCATGACAGAGACAAAGCATTGTTGTTTGTAATTAATAACTAGATCGGCACCTAATTGCTCTGCATAACGACATTTTTCTTCACTGCTTTGGGTAGTAACAACGTGTGCCCCCAACAGCTTACCTAAACGTATTGCCGCACTGCCGACTCCTGATGCTCCGCCATGAACCAATAAAGTCTGTTGCTTTGTCAGGTTTCCCGTGTGCACAATCGCATCAAATGCCGTTAAGTAAACTTCAGCCAAGGTGGCCGCGGCTTCAAAACTGACATCCTCAGGGATTTCAATTAACTGCAGTGCATCGACACACACATACTCAGCGTAGGCGCCACCTTGTGTGAGCGAAAACACACGTCGATTGAGCCATTGATTTTTTAAATTAGGCGCACAATCAACAACAACACCGGCGGCTTCCAGCCCTAAAATATCACTGTCCCCTTCCGGTGCAGGGTATTTACCTTGCTTTTGTAGTATATCCGCACGGTTTACACCAAACGCGGCAACTTTAATCAGCACTTCATGCTCTTTAGGCTTAGGTATTTTCGTTTGCTTTATACTTAACTCGCCATCATCGTTAACACTGATATAGTTCATTAATTGAGCGTATCTATCTTTTTCCATATCTCTGATTCAACAAGCTTGCCGTTTTCATGCAAAGTATGATGCCACAGTTCACCCTCAATTTTATAACTAAAAGCCATGGTTTTACCCAGTAATGATGGTACGTTCCCGTAGGCAAATGTCTCTATAAAATGACTATTATCCAGTTTATATGGGCCGCCTCCTGCATATAAAAACTGACCATTTTTTTGTGTAATGTAACTAAAGTGGCTTGCTGAAATCACTTTGACAGAGCTCAAGTTAGGAGACTCTGCCGTTACATAGCCATCATCTGTTGCATATTTACCTTTTACAAATTGCCAAGTACCCAACAATGGATTAGCAATTGCATTGCCACAAAAAATAAGTGCTGTCGATAATATCAGTCCTTTAAAATGCATGTGTAACCTCTTAATTTTTAATATTTAGATAGCAGTACAACATAAAATTAATAGCAACTCACTTGAGTTTATTTCAACAATTAGTGTAATTGTTTTTCATATTGTCGGTCTATTAAACAGCGACTTGTTATTGAGGGT is a window encoding:
- a CDS encoding GntR family transcriptional regulator, coding for MAIEHKTRTQLVAEAIREKILSGEIKAGEPLRQAALADELNVSRIPVREALLQLESEGLVNFEAHKGATATQLSAEQIDEIFDLRALLEAELLSHSINNLTPRDLLEAEAILYDLEEATAAGDTESATGKLNAEFHAKLYSKAQRPQTAELVEVYSKNSERYVRMHILLAGGIKTAPEEHRTLLELCKSKDVKKACEFLKKHITGAKDDIKQLLLKMESSDS
- a CDS encoding NAD(P)H-quinone oxidoreductase; amino-acid sequence: MNYISVNDDGELSIKQTKIPKPKEHEVLIKVAAFGVNRADILQKQGKYPAPEGDSDILGLEAAGVVVDCAPNLKNQWLNRRVFSLTQGGAYAEYVCVDALQLIEIPEDVSFEAAATLAEVYLTAFDAIVHTGNLTKQQTLLVHGGASGVGSAAIRLGKLLGAHVVTTQSSEEKCRYAEQLGADLVINYKQQCFVSVMRSQGLQAHVIVDPIAAQYLEKNIQVAALDSHCIVLAMLGGRFARIDIAKLLAKRVNLHGSTLRNRDIEYKRHLVKSFVGNFGKQLFTDAMHIPIYKLLGFHQVEEAHAILQRNENLGKVIVTV